AGGAATAGCAATTGCACAAGCTGGTTCATAAACGTATATTTTGGGGATGCCTGATCCTGTGTATGCTGCTGGCAGGCCTGATGATCAGGCTGGCCTGGGTACAGCTGCTGTTGAAGGACAGCGTAGTAAGTGGTACCCGCTACACGGTGGCTCAGATGGCCGAGCTGCAAAGTGAGCGGGAGACCGTGCTGGATAGTGGAAGAGGGCGGCTGTATGCGAAGAACGGCGAGGCGCTGGCCGGAGAGACGGTCTGGACCGCTGCGCTGTTCCCGCCGGAGGAGGAGCTTCACCGGCATCATGGTGCCGGTGAATATAACGATGACCAGCAGCTTCACCGGCTGGCGGAGATTCTTGGCGTCAGCTACAGTCAGCTGCAAGCAAGACGGCTGGGGCTGAAGGAGCCGCTGCTCTGGCCTTCCGGCCAAGGCACCGGTCCGCTGGCCCTGACTCTGCCGCAGGCCAGAGAAGTAGAGGCGCTTGCGATCGAGGGCGTCAGGGCGCTGCCTTTTGCCCGCAGATATAACGGGTCTGCCTCCGGCCGCCAGTGGCTCGGTTATCTGTCTGAAGCTTCGGGTGCTGCTATCACCCAATCCCCCACAGGGCTGAGAATTCCAAGAACCGGCACAGACGGGCTGGAGAAGACGCTGGAGCCGCTGCTGCAGGGCGTGGGGCACACGGAAGCTGTCGCCCAGGTTGATGCACGCGGCAAACGGGTTCCGGGTAGCCCGATCACCGTCAAAGCGCCGGGCAACCCCTATTATCCGCTGTCTCTATATACCACAATTGACCTGAAGCTTCAGGAGAGCATTGAGAAGCTGGCGGCGGAAGCAGGGGTGAAGGAAGGGGCGATTGTGGTCATGGACAGCCGGAGCGGTGATATCGCAGCGATGGTCTCCTTGCCGTTCTACAATCCGCAGCAGGTCTCACCGCAAGGCGGAGAATGGAACAACCGTGCTCTTCAAGCGGCCGCCCCGGGCTCCATCTTCAAAATTGTTACGGCCGCTGCCGCACTTGAAGCCGGGCTGACCACACCGGAGGAGCCCTTCTTCTGTGCAGGAGCATATGGGAAATACGGATTGTCATGTCCCCACGGCAAAGGACACGGCGCCCTTACGCTTACGCAAGGGTTCGCCGTGTCCTGTAATACTGTATTTGCTACGCTGGCTGAGCGGCTGAGCGGTGTGAAGCTCCAAGCTACTGCGCTTGCTTTGGGACTGGGCC
This genomic interval from Paenibacillus sp. FSL H8-0332 contains the following:
- a CDS encoding penicillin-binding transpeptidase domain-containing protein; translated protein: MHKLVHKRIFWGCLILCMLLAGLMIRLAWVQLLLKDSVVSGTRYTVAQMAELQSERETVLDSGRGRLYAKNGEALAGETVWTAALFPPEEELHRHHGAGEYNDDQQLHRLAEILGVSYSQLQARRLGLKEPLLWPSGQGTGPLALTLPQAREVEALAIEGVRALPFARRYNGSASGRQWLGYLSEASGAAITQSPTGLRIPRTGTDGLEKTLEPLLQGVGHTEAVAQVDARGKRVPGSPITVKAPGNPYYPLSLYTTIDLKLQESIEKLAAEAGVKEGAIVVMDSRSGDIAAMVSLPFYNPQQVSPQGGEWNNRALQAAAPGSIFKIVTAAAALEAGLTTPEEPFFCAGAYGKYGLSCPHGKGHGALTLTQGFAVSCNTVFATLAERLSGVKLQATALALGLGRSIGWQAENTLGLPLLRPLAGEQPGTIFTTLLPDDGGARVQTAIGQRDVRITPLQAANLVVTLLHGGEVRAPRILERVAFANGQTLKQLPGHLAPAPEGRIAPATARVLLGMMRSVVTEGTGRMLKSSAWPLAGKSGTAQTLVHGTPRNNQWFIGYGPVDQPKYAVSVAVENVAPDSPQAATRLFGQVFELLSGLEGGSTGA